In Phycodurus eques isolate BA_2022a chromosome 10, UOR_Pequ_1.1, whole genome shotgun sequence, a genomic segment contains:
- the LOC133408512 gene encoding rootletin-like isoform X4 translates to MSAAMSVAENQASEPNKLESVIQRLEESVLSEEKKLTVRGHSPDAPPTCLPARVREIVTKNLNENSTGAMSSVMSLQEENQVLQGELAKLEDLLAHSRADRDELAIKYSAISERLEQRLRFDSGDGDRDSPESRSLTQQNVDLRRRLDEEQAAYKRKLTAYQEGQQRQAQLVQKLQAKVLQYKKRCGDLEQMLQQKSAEFEKPRLSDSSETSNGRCPGESSSNLEDALIRLEEEQQRSSSLSAVNAMLREQLEQASLANEALSQDIRRLTTDWTKAREELEQKESDWRREEESFHSYFSSEHSRLLTLWRQVVGFRRHTCELKSATERDLSDMRNELAQASHSAQVSCTGLSATLQSREGGAVLALEREKALRVQLEKQLRERVSEMMNLQARTDAERSELNLRLSDSVREGERLKGKIEEKERELVLLSRRLEEQSSNDGSDMQMMRAHTETLLDTLRDIAQTVLTDAESFSEADQDNSAAPLLAFIHGSSPAAPPRRSSSPSKLTSPSAPPEATLSALRSAVTHKTLQLQDARGRLLSAQSSIQQLRKQLAEADSAKREADQRHQTLQRERDAAQRDKETSQREKDRFRQERDTLASEKMSLEKSMKATQSSNQTLQMEFEKLQLVLTSTQREKDHQREEKEAAIQERDRAKAEIQRIQKQWDQSESRASAQRGELSAVRETHQQAEVERQLLEKERAQLSEALTQAESSNAELSLLINKLQSEDAALGDSLAKMGNMNEALSQDKTDLNTYILQLEEEKALLQIQKREAELEKLTIRDELVRLEQDRMELDSARIALRQSLQDTELTRVGMEAELHSLRAERLKLQEKVTQLCAEVTSLGSELSLARGEGQRHEAASEEAGRGRAELARDKAALLVQLTASERENSALSEELSAYRSERESLETTLFEVQHQLAQLESRREQLVADNQNLRVRTDTATAELRRARSEAQSALDQAEKEKHAVTHSLNAAHLEAQQALRKATSEHHEEVEKLVTEKEDLRQSLTVAHDSTLRKLRQQVEEELHKAQREKEELQSDLRTLLHDRDQSLLQAETEKQQALSLKEAEKAALCDRVSSLQAELSALTLEAERKARAAAVFKEQEQARVGALTSELQELRSQLEDASALHERDLQSLRESLRDFQSRADGAVKELDNCRASLAVSEESRDELRRNATEAERRLNQAHDEAENYRREGTELRRSLSDISKERDTISQSNSQLRETLRGAETERISVKRQCEEKEQRLVVLQENLSSTQKEVTELRSCLREVERSRLEARRELQELRRQLKVLDGEKEQKGREVAELQTRLSLEEQREEERGKEVFALKHKLSEAEAARDSLKREFTLVQKQLAESESGWRLCERELTAQLQEARGCEKKLQDEAKNLTLRTQAAQDSASVYSLQLSEAQGRLAATEAELTRAEASRRDLEFRLSGLQSALTRTLGIAAGGRGVRGRSPGGSSASPSSMSRHHSISPLRSSLSPPKEFQTSTPDNTLGSRAVSPERGGTPLPLSQSELDTDTLRSGLKEFLLELREAHRERDDALCQLGAFQREVDELRGDRDSAQSRLAQLQKNLQEYQEGKRGLDERLTHAQLQLHQQEEAVRRGDRERRTLTDRVKELERGLQACEAEKKHTQEQLDKQRAAEVRLEAERRRLREALETSEARATRVEVGRRSLEGELQRLRLSLGDREAESQASHSRHDALLKQVAEGEGRVSLFQTEVERLSQSLLKAEENEALLREKNASLNQSLQELAAAHGSAQSRLTALQKALSMTEQEKQHLQERIDESRSSLSEARRNMAALNERMHSVQSELHQSELQREELEAEFTKTQEALRQRSAGLAEAQRGAHAAQTERAVVEERLRALQRAVAMLETEKKDAERQAVRLEKDKNALRNTLDKLSIHPSIHPSIHFLSRFS, encoded by the exons ATGTCTGCTGCGATGAGTGTCGCGGAAAACCAGGCGAGCGAGCCCAACAAACTGGAGTCAGTGATACAG AGGCTGGAGGAGAGTGTTTTATCTGAGGAGAAGAAGCTCACTGTCCGGGGCCACTCGCCGGATGCCCCCCCTACATGTCTACCGGCAAGAGTTCGTGAGATTGTCACAAAGAACCTCAACGAAAACT CGACAGGGGCCATGTCGTCAGTCATGTCGCTCCAGGAGGAGAACCAGGTCCTGCAGGGAGAGCTGGCCAAACTGGAGGACCTCCTGGCACACAGCAGGGCGGACCGCGACGAGCTGGCTATCAAGTACAGTGCAATCAGCGAGAGG TTGGAGCAGAGGCTACGTTTCGATTCGGGAGACGGCGACCGTGATTCGCCAGAGTCTCGCAGCCTGACTCAGCAGAACGTGGATCTGCGCAGGCGGCTGGATGAAGAGCAGGCAGCCTACAAAAGAAAACTCACTGCGTATCAGGAGGGGCAGCAGAGGCAGGCGCAGCTCGTGCAGAAGTTGCAGGCTAAG GTGCTTCAGTACAAAAAGAGGTGTGGAGATCTGGAGCAGATGCTGCAGCAGAAGTCAGCAGAGTTTGAGAAACCCAGACTGAGT GATTCCAGTGAAACGTCAAATGGTCGCTGTCCGGGGGAATCCAGCAGTAACCTGGAGGATGCGTTAATCCGTCTGGAAGAAGAACAACAGCG AAGCAGCAGTCTTTCTGCGGTGAACGCCATGCtgagggagcagctggagcaggCCAGTTTAGCCAATGAGGCTCTCAGCCAGGACATCCGCAGGCTCACCACTGACTGGACCAAAGCCCGAGAAGAACTGGAACAAAAGGAGTCTGACTGGAGGAGAGAGGAAGAG TCTTTCCACAGTTACTTTAGCAGCGAGCACAGCCGCCTGCTGACTCTGTGGCGCCAAGTGGTCGGGTTCCGCAGGCATACATGTGAGCTGAAGAGTGCCACTGAAAG AGACTTGTCAGACATGCGTAACGAGCTGGCTCAGGCGTCCCACTCTGCTCAGGTGTCCTGCACGGGTCTTTCTGCAACTCTACAGTCCAGAGAGGGAGGAGCCGTGCTGGCACTGGAGCGCGAGAAGGCTCTCAGGGTCCAACTGGAGAAGCAACTGAGGGAACGAGTGTCCGAGATGATGAACCTTCAGGCCAGGACGGACGCAGAGAGAAGCGAGCTCAACCTTAG GTTGTCGGACTCGGTGCGCGAGGGGGAAAGACTGAAGGGCAAAATtgaggagaaagagagagaacttGTTCTTCTGTCCAGGAGGCTTGAG GAGCAGAGCAGCAATGACGGGAGTGACATGCAGATGATGAGAGCTCACACTGAGACGCTATTGGACACACTGCGAGACATCGCTCAG aCGGTGTTGACAGACGCGGAGTCGTTTTCGGAGGCAGATCAGGACAACTCTGCTGCACCTCTGCTGGCCTTTATCCACGGCTCCTCCCCTGCCGCTCCTCCTCGCAGGTCATCCTCCCCCTCAAAACTCACCTCGCCGTCTGCTCCACCAGAGGCGACCCTGTCGGCGCTACGCTCGGCAGTCACACACAAGACGCTGCAGCTGCAG GATGCTCGAGGGCGTTTGCTCTCTGCCCAGTCCTCTATACAGCAGTTACGAAAGCAGCTAGCTGAGGCTGATTCAGCCAAAAGAGAAGCGGATCAACGTCATCAAACGCTGCAGCGGGAGCGAGACGCTGCCCAGCGGGACAAAGAGACCTCGCAGCGAGAGAAGGACCGCTTCAGACAGGAGAGAGACACCCTGGCCAG TGAGAAAATGAGCTTGGAGAAGAGCATGAAGGCAACTCAGAGCAGCAATCAGACTCTGCAGATGGAGTTTGAGAAGCTGCAGCTGGTTCTGACATCCACGCAGCGGGAGAAAGACCACCAGAGGGAAGAGAAGGAGGCTGCCATCCAGGAGAGGGACCGGGCCAAGGCTGAGATTCAGAGGAT TCAGAAGCAGTGGGACCAGAGCGAAAGCCGAGCGTCTGCCCAACGTGGCGAGCTCTCTGCAGTGAGGGAGACTCACCAGCAGGCGGAAGTTGAGAGGCAGTTGCTAGAGAAGGAGAGAGCCCAACTTTCTGAAGCACTCACTCAG GCTGAGAGCAGCAATGCAGAACTCTCTCTACTGATCAATAAACTCCAGTCTGAGGATGCAGCGCTAGGGGACTCTTTGGCCAAAATGGGCAACATGAATGAGGCGCTGTCCCAAGATAAAACTGACCTTAACACCTACATCCTTCAG ctggaggaggagaaggccCTGCTGCAAATTCAGAAACGTGAGGCCGAGCTGGAGAAGCTGACCATCAGAGACGAGCTGGTCCGGTTGGAGCAGGACCGAATGGAGCTGGACTCCGCTCGCATCGCTCTGCGCCAGTCCCTGCAGGACACTGAGCTGACCCGTGTGGGGATGGAGGCTGAGCTCCACAGTCTCAGGGCCGAGAGACTTAAGCTGCAAGAGAAAGTCACACAG CTCTGTGCTGAGGTGACGTCCTTGGGTTCTGAGCTAAGCCTCGCCAGAGGAGAGGGCCAGCGGCACGAAGCGGCCTCGGAGGAGGCCGGCCGCGGCCGGGCAGAGCTGGCCAGAGACAAAGCAGCTCTTCTAGTTCAGCTGACGGCGTCCGAGAGAGAAAACAGCGCGCTGTCGGAAGAACTCTCCGCTTACAG GTCCGAGCGTGAGTCTCTCGAGACCACTCTGTTTGAGGTGCAGCATCAGCTTGCTCAGCTGGAGTCTCGCAGGGAGCAGCTCGTAGCAGACAACCAAAATCTTCGAGTGCGCACAGACACAGCAACAG CTGAGCTGCGGCGTGCTCGCTCTGAGGCACAGAGCGCACTGGACCAGGCTGAGAAGGAGAAACACGCTGTGACTCACAGCCTGAATGCGGCACATCTGGAGGCCCAGCAAGCTTTGCGCAAGGCCACCAGCGAACATCACGAAGAAGTGGAGAAACTTGTCACAGAAAAG GAAGACCTGCGACAAAGCCTCACGGTGGCTCATGACAGCACTCTGAGGAAGCTGAGGcagcaggtggaggaagagCTTCACAAAGCACAGCGAGAGAAAGAGGAGCTGCAGAGTGATCTGAGGACTCTCCTGCACGATCGGGATCAGAGTCTACTCCAGGCGGAAACTGAGAAACAACAG GCTCTGTCGCTAAAGGAGGCTGAGAAAGCGGCTCTGTGTGACCGAGTGTCCAGTCTGCAGGCCGAGCTGTCAGCCTTGACCCTGGAGGCCGAGCGTAAGGCCCGAGCAGCGGCCGTCTTCAAAGAGCAGGAACAG GCCAGAGTTGGTGCTCTCACCAGTGAGCTGCAGGAGCTTCGGTCACAGCTCGAGGACGCTTCCGCTCTTCACGAAAGGGACCTTCAAAGTCTGCGGGAGAGTCTGCGCGACTTTCAGTCACGTGCCGATGGTGCCGTCAAAGAG CTCGACAATTGCAGAGCTTCTCTCGCCGTCAGCGAGGAGAGTCGAGATGAGCTCCGGCGAAACGCCACGGAGGCAGAGCGTCGTCTCAACCAAGCGCATGACGAGGCGGAAAACTACAGAAGGGAAGGCACGGAACTGCGCCGCAGCCTGAGCGACATCTCCAAGGAGAGAGACACCATCAGCCAGTCTAACTCCCAGCTGAGGGAAACTCTACGAGGGGCTGAGACCGAGAGAATCAG TGTGAAGCGACAGTGCGAGGAGAAGGAGCAGAGACTGGTCGTGCTACAGGAGAATCTTTCATCCACTCAGAAGGAGGTGACGGAGCTGCGCAGCTGTCTTAGGGAAGTTGAACGGTCACGACTGGAGGCGCGACGGGAGCTGCAGGAGCTGCGCAGACAG CTGAAGGTCTTGGATGGAGAGAAGGAGCAGAAAGGTAGGGAGGTAGCAGAGCTGCAAACTCGCTTGTCCCTGGAAGAGCAGCGAGAGGAGGAAAGAGGCAAGGAGGTTTTTGCCCTCAAGCACAAGTTATCTGAAGCCGAAGCTGCTCGAGACTCCCTGAAGAGAGAG TTCACCCTAGTTCAGAAGCAGCTGGCCGAGTCCGAGTCCGGCTGGCGGCTTTGCGAGAGAGAACTGACCGCTCAGCTTCAGGAAGCCCGAGGCTGCGAGAAGAAGCTGCAGGACGAAGCCAAGAACCTGACTCTGCGCACGCAGGCGGCCCAGGACTCGGCCAGCGTGTACAGCCTGCAGCTGAGCGAGGCCCAGGGCCGCCTGGCCGCCACCGAGGCGGAGCTAACGCGGGCCGAGGCCTCCAGGAGGGACCTGGAGTTTCGTCTGAGCGGCCTACAGTCGGCGCTGACCAGAACGCTGGGAATCGCtgctggaggaagaggagtcAGAGGGAGGAGCCCTGGAGGCAGCTCTGCGTCACCCAGCTCCATGTCACGCCATCACAGCATCTCACCGCTGCGCTCCTCTCTCTCGCCACCTAAAG AATTTCAGACGAGCACCCCTGACAACACTCTGGGCTCTAGAGCCGTTTCTCCTGAAAGGGGGGGGACGCCTCTCCCACTCTCCCAGTCAGAGCTGGACACTGACACACTGCGAAGTGGTCTGAAGGAATTCCTCCTGGAGCTCCGTGAAGCGCACAGAGAGCGG GATGACGCTCTGTGTCAGTTGGGGGCCTTTCAGCGGGAGGTGGACGAGCTGAGGGGGGATCGAGACTCTGCTCAGAGTCGTCTCGCTCAGCTGCAAAAGAACCTACAAGAATACCAAGAAG GCAAGCGAGGCCTGGACGAGCGTCTGACGCATGCTCAGCTTCAGCTCCATCAACAGGAGGAGGCGGTGAGGAGAGGCGACAGAGAGAGGAGGACGCTCACCGACAGGGTGAAGGAGCTGGAGCGTGGACTGCAGGCCTGTGAGGCGGAGAAGAAACACACACag GAACAATTAGATAAGCAACGAGCTGCAGAGGTGCGTCTGGAGGCCGAGAGGAGGCGCCTGCGAGAGGCGCTGGAGACGTCCGAAGCGCGGGCCACCCGGGTTGAGGTGGGACGGCGGAGTCTGGAGGGCGAGCTGCAGAGACTCAGACTGAGCCTGGGAGACCGAGAGGCCGAGAGCCAGGCCTCCCATTCTCGCCATGACGCTCTGCTCAAACAG GTAGCAGAGGGAGAAGGCCGGGTGTCCCTGTTTCAGacggaagtggagcggctgagTCAGTCCCTGCTCAAAGCCGAGGAAAACGAAGCTCTGCTGCGAGAGAAGAACGCCTCCCTCAACCAGAGTCTGCAGGAGTTGGCGGCTGCTCACGGCAGCGCTCAGAGTCGCCTGACTGCTCTGCAGAAGGCTTTGAGTATGACCGAGCAGGAGAAACAACACCTCCAG GAGCGAATCGATGAATCTCGGTCATCGTTAAGCGAAGCCAGGCGGAACATGGCCGCCCTTAATGAGCGCATGCACAGCGTGCAGAGTGAGCTGCACCAGAGCGAGCTGCAACGAGAAGAACTGGAGGCTGAGTTCACCAAAACCCAGGAG GCTCTGCGTCAGCGTTCAGCCGGCCTTGCCGAAGCCCAGCGCGGCGCCCATGCGGCTCAGACGGAACGGGCCGTGGTGGAGGAGCGTCTGCGGGCTCTGCAGAGGGCCGTGGCCATGCTGGAAACGGAGAAGAAAGACGCCGAGAGGCAGGCAGTGAGGCTGGAGAAAGATAAAAATGCCCTGAGGAATACGCTTGATAAG ctgtccatccatccatccatccatccatccatccattttctgagccgcttctcctaa